CGGTATTAAAATATTACCCTATACCGAATTTTTAAAGCGCCTTTGGGATGGTCATTATCGTTTATAAAATAACCAAATAAGCTACTTGAAGTGTACTTTAGAAAAACCAAAAGGGGGATGACCACATTATTAAAAACGCTAGAGATAACTTAGAAGAAATTTCGGCAGACCCTAAGGAACAATTTTAGGCAGGCTAGCTTAAAATGTGAGCACGTTCATATAATTATACTAATCACCTTTGTACAAAGCTGAATTTATTATTTTAATTAGAGCCACTTGTAAAAGTCGATAATATTAACAATTATACTAACAATAACGTCATCCCCGAAAGCAGTAATCCAGGAATATTGTGTAAAAACAATATGTTATGGATCCCCGCGTTCGCGAGGGTGACGATGAAAAGATTATTATGGTATTTTTGCAAGTGGCTCATTAGATAAATTAATTGGTAATACTTGATATTTTTTGTAAAATACTTTACTTTAATGTCATTGACATTAAATGACATTGAGGTTTTTCATGACTCAAATTACAGCGCGACTTCCAGATAATATTGTCAAATCACTTGATGAAGCAGCAAAAGAACTACGTAAATCACGCGCTGAAGTTGTACGTGATGCAGTTGAACTATATTTAGCTGAGGTAGAAGATCTTGCAATAGCAATATCACGTCTTCGTGACCCACTTGACCCTATGCTCGATTGGGAAGAGGTTCGTGGTGAATTACTCGCTTAAAATTAAAAGTAGCGCTGCAAAAGAAATTAAAAACTTACCAAAACAAGATAAAACAAAAATTATTGAGGCGATCGACAGTCTCAAAACACAACCACACGTTGGTACTTTATTAAAAGGGCAATTTACTGGGCTTAGGCGAATAAGAGTTGGGCATTATCGTGTAATTTATGAAGTCAGAGATACACTACTTGTTATTTTAGTTTTAAAAATTGGGCATCGCCTCGATGTTTACCGATAATATATCGCTAGATAAAGCTAACCTAGTGGTTCGGTTGATAAACTAATACATCAGTTTTGCTAAAGTCGTCTCTCAATAACCATTAATGTGGTAGCCCATTTTCATCATAGCCAAGAATATCTTCAGTAGATCTATTATCAAGAACTGTATATTTAGCACAACGTTTGCGAATAGCTTCTAACTCTGCCAAAATATTAGGTATATTTTTGCGTTCTTGTTCATGTCGTAACTTGTCTTTTAATGCACTAAGCAAAACTGCCGTTATGCTTTCGCCAGTTTTCTTTGCTAATTCTCTAGCTAATTGCTCAACTTCATTATTTTTAATACTTAACGGCATGTATGGTTCCAAGGTATAAATAATTATATAATTATATAAATGATATATGTTGTTTGTCACTCTGCTTGTAACATCTGCTTGTAACACCCTGTTACAAAACATCAACATGGGGGTATTCAATAATTTTCTTATCCCCAGTAACAACAATAAGCTTTTTTTGGCGTGCTGTTGCAACAATGATACGGTCAGCCGGATCTGCATGAAACTGACCTGGCAGTGAATATGCTTCTTCAATGATTTCTAAATCGATTGGTAATACTTCCCAACCGTTTAATTCAATAAAAAATCTAAACCACAACGTTTCCAGTGACGATCAAGCTGCAATTTGCCACGGTCAACAGCACAAGCTATTTCAGCGGCACTAATAGGAGAAACAAAGATTTGTGAATCAACTGCTGTTAGCACCTTACGATTAGCTTCAGGGATCCGTTCTTCGTTGGCAATAGCCCAAATAATTACGCAGGTATCAAGAATTAGTTT
This region of Deltaproteobacteria bacterium genomic DNA includes:
- a CDS encoding type II toxin-antitoxin system VapB family antitoxin — encoded protein: MPLSIKNNEVEQLARELAKKTGESITAVLLSALKDKLRHEQERKNIPNILAELEAIRKRCAKYTVLDNRSTEDILGYDENGLPH
- a CDS encoding PIN domain-containing protein yields the protein MKLILDTCVIIWAIANEERIPEANRKVLTAVDSQIFVSPISAAEIACAVDRGKLQLDRHWKRCGLDFLLN
- a CDS encoding type II toxin-antitoxin system RelE/ParE family toxin, with the protein product MNYSLKIKSSAAKEIKNLPKQDKTKIIEAIDSLKTQPHVGTLLKGQFTGLRRIRVGHYRVIYEVRDTLLVILVLKIGHRLDVYR
- a CDS encoding ribbon-helix-helix protein, CopG family, whose protein sequence is MTQITARLPDNIVKSLDEAAKELRKSRAEVVRDAVELYLAEVEDLAIAISRLRDPLDPMLDWEEVRGELLA
- a CDS encoding PIN domain-containing protein, coding for MWFRFFIELNGWEVLPIDLEIIEEAYSLPGQFHADPADRIIVATARQKKLIVVTGDKKIIEYPHVDVL